From Candidatus Thermodiscus eudorianus:
GGGAAGATAGTAACCCCGGCCAAGGTTAGGAGGATCATGACCAGGGGAGTAGTCGTAGCCACGCCCGACACACCAATCGAGCAGGCAGCCAAGGTCATGGCGGATAATGACTTCTCCATAATACCGGTGGTAGACGAGGAGGGGAAGATAGTCGGTATACTAACTCAGGCCGATGTAGTAAAGGTGTACATAGAAGGTGCAAAGCCCGGTAGAGTGCCTCGCAAGCCTCTACCACTACCGAAACCCGTTGCACCCGAAGAGAAGGTCTACTATAGGAGTGAGCAGAGCTTGATCCAGGAGGCTGTAACAAAGGCGCCCAAGGGAGTATACAAGGAGTTGGGAGTAGTAGCCGGCGACATAGCCAGGGAAGAGCTTCCATCCATAACTATAAACGATACCGTCGAGCACGCGAGGAAAGAAATGCTCAGGAGGAAGACAGACTATCTCTTGGTCGTAGACGAAGCTGGGAGGATAGTTGGAGTCGTCTCCAAGTGGAACATGTTGAAGGCCATCGCGCTGAAGGGACCGATATGGCGTAGGAGGATCTACGACAAGTTCTTCATAGACTTTGTCATGACAAAGGTGGTCCCACGGGTCAAAGCCAATGAGCCTGTTGAGAATGTCGCCCTGAAGATGTTGTCTAACAACGCGGAGGTCGCAATAGTAGAAGACGATGATGGAAACATAGTTGGATTCATTACAAAGGACGACTTGATAGAGGCCTATGCGAAGCACCAGGTAGGCAAGCTCTACGTAGAGAATGTAATGGTTCCCATAAAAACCGCGAGAGTACATCCACACCATAGCCTAGCGCATGCCATCAACAAAATGACTACATTCATGCTCGACGCGCTAGTAGTCTCAGAAGGAGACAGAGTCTACGGTGTAATAAGCTCTAACAGACTCCCATTCATGGCATACGAAGACTCACTCATAGCAAGGAAGAGTAGGCGGCTAATATGGGTCAGGAGGCTCATAAAAGCTGGACCCAAGAAGGCCAGGTACGTCAAGGTCATGCCGCTAATGGCCGCAGACGTTATGGTCCCAGTCAAGACACGGCTAACGCCAAAGGACACGGTGCTAAAGGCCATACAGGCGTTCAAAGAGGAAAACGTGGACGGGCTTCCTGTAGTAGACGAGGAAGGTCGG
This genomic window contains:
- a CDS encoding CBS domain-containing protein; the protein is MKIWEVAREAAAKVLPNAPLARIRAIFRDTEERIIPVIKDEKTNKYYGFLTRIEAIIPTSTRTNLRVSDVAREFPQLNVDMSIDEAFKTMEEFKVDAAPVVDRDGKLVGVVTLRDILAAFLSREFKPLAETVAEAMTVKDLDDYIVTSDTPINKVWSKFVFKGIPGVVVVRSKEEPVPIGVITPFDLIRKGRWRFHREIRAGKIVTPAKVRRIMTRGVVVATPDTPIEQAAKVMADNDFSIIPVVDEEGKIVGILTQADVVKVYIEGAKPGRVPRKPLPLPKPVAPEEKVYYRSEQSLIQEAVTKAPKGVYKELGVVAGDIAREELPSITINDTVEHARKEMLRRKTDYLLVVDEAGRIVGVVSKWNMLKAIALKGPIWRRRIYDKFFIDFVMTKVVPRVKANEPVENVALKMLSNNAEVAIVEDDDGNIVGFITKDDLIEAYAKHQVGKLYVENVMVPIKTARVHPHHSLAHAINKMTTFMLDALVVSEGDRVYGVISSNRLPFMAYEDSLIARKSRRLIWVRRLIKAGPKKARYVKVMPLMAADVMVPVKTRLTPKDTVLKAIQAFKEENVDGLPVVDEEGRLVGMVSKNTILREMARHARVEALPAPTMEERREAPKQG